The Fortiea contorta PCC 7126 genome has a segment encoding these proteins:
- a CDS encoding glycosyltransferase family 2 protein — protein MFSIYILTYNEEIDIAACIESAMLSNDIIVVDSCSSDRTVEIASRYPIRVVQHAFESHGMQRTWMLESIPPKHEWIYILEADERMTPELFAECETAIHHPDYIGYYVAERVIFMNRWIRHSTQYPRYQMRLFHHGKVLFTDYGHTEREVCQGATSFLNETYPHYTCSKGLNRWIEKHNRYSTDEAKETLNQIQQGSVNWRDLLFGKTEVERRRALKDLSLRLPARPLLRFLYMYFLLGGCLDGRAGLAWCTLQTFYEYLILLKVWEMKHLPTPSLDTSVLLSEKSTHGEVTQADAA, from the coding sequence ATGTTTTCGATTTATATATTGACGTACAATGAGGAAATAGATATAGCTGCTTGTATAGAATCGGCAATGCTATCAAATGATATTATTGTTGTCGATTCATGTAGTAGCGATCGCACGGTAGAAATCGCTAGTCGCTATCCTATCCGCGTTGTGCAACACGCTTTTGAAAGTCACGGAATGCAACGCACTTGGATGTTAGAATCTATCCCACCAAAGCATGAATGGATATATATTCTAGAAGCCGATGAACGGATGACTCCAGAACTATTTGCTGAATGTGAAACAGCAATTCATCACCCAGACTACATCGGCTATTATGTTGCAGAACGAGTCATATTTATGAATCGTTGGATTCGTCATAGCACTCAATATCCCCGATACCAAATGCGCCTCTTCCACCATGGTAAAGTCTTGTTCACAGATTATGGTCATACCGAGCGAGAAGTTTGTCAAGGTGCAACTAGTTTTTTAAACGAGACTTATCCTCATTACACTTGTAGCAAAGGCTTAAACCGTTGGATTGAAAAACATAATCGTTATTCCACAGATGAAGCCAAAGAAACCCTCAATCAAATTCAACAAGGAAGCGTCAATTGGCGAGATTTATTATTCGGTAAAACAGAAGTAGAAAGACGCCGCGCTCTCAAAGATTTGTCTTTGCGCTTACCTGCTAGACCACTGCTACGCTTTTTGTATATGTACTTTTTATTAGGTGGTTGCTTAGATGGACGCGCTGGTCTAGCTTGGTGTACACTACAAACTTTCTATGAATATCTAATTTTGTTGAAAGTATGGGAAATGAAGCATCTGCCCACACCTAGTTTAGATACAAGTGTGTTGCTGAGTGAAAAAAGTACACACGGCGAAGTCACACAAGCTGATGCGGCTTGA
- the psaM gene encoding photosystem I reaction center subunit XII → MLDTLYLAQVSSLSDTQVYIALVVALIPGVLAWRLATELYK, encoded by the coding sequence ATGTTAGATACTCTTTACCTTGCTCAAGTGTCTTCCTTGTCAGATACTCAAGTATACATCGCCCTTGTTGTGGCGCTGATTCCAGGAGTTTTAGCTTGGCGGTTAGCCACTGAACTTTACAAATAA
- a CDS encoding NADPH-dependent FMN reductase, producing MTQPIKILSFAGSSRIESFNKKLVKVASVGAKNAGAEVNFIDLLDYPMPLFNEDLEAQEGLPESVLKFKALLRNHQGFLIGCPEYNGSITPLLKNAIDWATRLEPGEQGLSSFNGKVAALLAASPGGLGGIRGLVHVRAILEGIGVIVIPNQKGIPNAYEAFDEQGQLKDEKQMQAVQAIAQKLVQITSRLNA from the coding sequence ATGACTCAACCCATCAAAATTCTCTCTTTTGCAGGTAGTTCTCGCATTGAATCTTTCAACAAAAAACTCGTGAAAGTTGCTTCTGTAGGAGCAAAAAATGCTGGTGCAGAGGTTAATTTTATCGATTTACTTGATTATCCTATGCCTCTGTTCAATGAAGATTTAGAAGCTCAAGAGGGACTACCAGAATCAGTGTTAAAATTCAAAGCACTTTTGAGAAATCATCAAGGATTTCTGATAGGTTGTCCAGAATATAATGGCTCGATTACACCACTTTTAAAAAATGCCATTGACTGGGCTACCCGACTAGAACCAGGAGAGCAAGGGTTAAGTTCTTTCAATGGTAAAGTTGCAGCTTTGTTAGCAGCTTCTCCTGGTGGTTTGGGTGGAATTCGGGGTTTAGTTCATGTCCGTGCCATTTTAGAAGGAATCGGTGTGATTGTTATTCCTAATCAAAAAGGAATTCCCAACGCCTATGAAGCCTTTGATGAACAGGGACAACTCAAAGACGAAAAACAGATGCAAGCAGTACAAGCGATCGCCCAAAAATTAGTTCAGATTACATCTCGACTCAATGCATAG
- a CDS encoding tetratricopeptide repeat protein: MNNYSFLASGNQENYLNNIVNNSRFNYQENSSEESVLGDSHLRSWALKLAQQGDYTEAIALLSQLIHRHPQNAVDYNNRGLIYFQSGERQKALCDYNTALQLNPHLASAYNNRANYYAACGELAAAIADYDQAIDLNPRHVRAWINRGITLRDLGQYEEAVENFEIALLFGQLQTHIWAQRGRTYHLWGDWNCAIADYRRALNQLPPVNGNHDALSYHLHSQVDNWLNELLFPQHLDW, encoded by the coding sequence ATGAATAACTACTCGTTTTTAGCTTCTGGTAATCAGGAAAATTACTTAAACAATATTGTAAATAATAGTCGATTTAACTATCAAGAAAATAGTAGTGAGGAATCAGTTTTAGGGGATAGTCACTTACGTTCTTGGGCGCTGAAGTTGGCGCAGCAAGGAGATTATACAGAGGCGATCGCCCTTTTAAGCCAGCTAATTCATCGTCACCCCCAAAATGCAGTTGATTACAACAACCGGGGGCTAATTTATTTTCAAAGTGGTGAAAGACAAAAAGCTTTGTGTGATTACAACACAGCATTACAACTGAATCCGCATTTAGCCAGCGCTTATAACAATCGCGCCAACTACTACGCAGCTTGTGGAGAATTAGCCGCGGCGATCGCTGACTATGACCAAGCGATTGATTTAAATCCCCGTCATGTCCGGGCTTGGATTAACAGAGGAATCACATTACGGGATTTGGGTCAATATGAAGAAGCTGTAGAGAATTTTGAAATCGCTTTACTCTTCGGTCAACTACAAACACATATCTGGGCCCAGAGAGGTAGAACCTATCATCTGTGGGGCGATTGGAACTGTGCGATCGCTGATTATCGTCGGGCTTTAAACCAATTACCCCCTGTAAACGGTAATCACGACGCCCTCAGTTACCATCTGCACTCACAAGTTGACAACTGGTTAAACGAACTGCTGTTTCCTCAGCATCTTGACTGGTAG
- a CDS encoding cupin domain-containing protein: MYTTKCVIPIIKSPGDYQVFQISPHDSNRLAIIFDSTNANTSLTCCVEIFDVGGQTPPNRHQWAVEMFFVLKGEGIAMCDGKKVVIKTGDSLLVPPTGTHLIKNTGSTRLYTLTVMVPNEDFSELIRSGTPMELDAEDMAVLGRVDALTAMH, translated from the coding sequence ATGTACACCACCAAATGTGTAATTCCCATTATTAAATCTCCCGGAGATTATCAAGTTTTTCAAATCAGTCCCCACGATTCCAATCGGTTAGCAATTATTTTTGATTCAACTAATGCTAATACTTCCCTCACCTGTTGCGTAGAAATTTTTGATGTGGGAGGACAAACACCACCAAATCGTCACCAATGGGCGGTAGAAATGTTTTTTGTTCTCAAAGGAGAAGGAATAGCGATGTGTGATGGAAAAAAAGTTGTAATTAAAACGGGAGATAGTTTATTAGTACCTCCCACCGGCACGCACTTGATCAAAAATACAGGTTCTACTCGCTTATATACATTAACTGTGATGGTTCCCAATGAAGATTTTTCTGAGCTAATTCGTAGCGGAACGCCGATGGAATTAGACGCAGAAGATATGGCCGTTTTGGGAAGAGTAGATGCGCTAACTGCTATGCATTGA
- the glgP gene encoding alpha-glucan family phosphorylase has product MVNTNVMTAASRLSQRLPLPLKRLADLAYNYWWSWSSDRIALFNAIDPQEWERCGHNPVAILESTSYERLTQLAEDPFYLRQISALIKEFDQYMAQQDTWVSRVAPQVSKNNPIAYFCAEFGIHESLPVYSGGLGILAGDHLKSSSDLGVPMVGVGLLYRQGYFRQRLNRQGWQEDYYIDNPFHRMPIELIKNEQGEPITIQIDVRQRSVKVQIWRVQVGRVSLYLLDSDRQDNDPIDRWLTGHLYGGNLETRIAQEVVLGIGGVRALTALGIQPSVHHLNEGHAAFCTLEIARQEIERTGKSFYDIEAKVKNSCVFTTHTPVPAGHDVFSPDLIDSFFAQYWTQLRLSREQFLALGARRLGDPWEPFGMTVLALRMSRACNGVSELHGQVSRKMWTVLYPQRSEDKVPIGYITNGVHAPTWTAPLLADLYNQYLGADWKTRAVDPKTWAKVDNIPDEELWSRHQILKERLIAYTRYKVRKSRESRGESYELIQASDTLLAPNILTIGFARRFSPYKRGDLILRDAERALKIFGNAERPVQIIFAGKAHPADEEGKRIIQRLMEWCHNSGILNRVAFIEDYDIYTGQKLVQGVDVWLNNPRRPLEASGTSGQKVCFNGGLNCSVLDGWWCEGYKTGSDGKGINGWAIGEDAHTSDQELQDRIDSQSLYQLLETEIVPLYYDQDAEGVPHRWIQMMKTSIKTNAPLFNTDRMIADYVSQVYVPEIATRVEPILAKILL; this is encoded by the coding sequence ATGGTAAACACCAACGTCATGACGGCAGCATCTCGCCTCAGTCAAAGATTACCTCTGCCATTAAAGCGGTTAGCAGATTTAGCTTATAATTATTGGTGGAGTTGGAGTAGCGATCGCATTGCACTGTTTAACGCCATTGATCCCCAAGAATGGGAACGGTGTGGACATAACCCAGTGGCAATTTTAGAATCAACCAGCTATGAACGTCTCACCCAATTAGCAGAAGACCCATTCTACCTCAGACAAATATCTGCTTTAATCAAAGAGTTTGACCAATACATGGCGCAGCAAGATACCTGGGTGAGTCGAGTCGCACCGCAAGTATCCAAAAACAATCCCATCGCCTACTTTTGTGCAGAGTTCGGTATCCATGAATCTCTACCAGTTTACTCCGGTGGTTTAGGCATTCTCGCAGGGGATCATCTAAAATCATCATCAGATTTAGGTGTACCAATGGTGGGCGTCGGCTTGCTATATCGCCAAGGCTACTTTCGCCAACGCTTAAACCGTCAAGGCTGGCAAGAAGACTATTATATCGATAATCCGTTCCACCGGATGCCCATAGAATTAATCAAAAATGAGCAAGGAGAACCAATCACGATTCAGATAGATGTTCGCCAAAGGTCAGTGAAAGTGCAAATTTGGCGAGTGCAAGTAGGGCGAGTCAGTTTATATTTGTTAGATAGCGATCGCCAAGATAATGATCCCATCGACCGCTGGTTAACTGGACACCTCTACGGTGGTAACTTAGAAACCCGCATCGCCCAAGAAGTTGTCCTGGGAATTGGTGGTGTCCGCGCCCTCACAGCTTTGGGAATTCAACCCTCTGTTCATCATCTCAACGAAGGACACGCGGCCTTTTGCACTTTAGAAATCGCTCGTCAAGAAATCGAACGCACAGGTAAATCCTTTTACGACATCGAAGCCAAAGTCAAAAACAGTTGCGTCTTCACCACCCACACCCCCGTTCCCGCAGGTCATGATGTCTTCTCACCCGATTTAATCGACTCGTTCTTTGCTCAATATTGGACACAACTGCGACTTTCCCGCGAGCAATTTTTAGCACTAGGTGCAAGAAGACTAGGTGATCCCTGGGAACCATTTGGTATGACTGTTTTAGCATTGCGGATGTCTCGCGCTTGCAATGGTGTCAGCGAATTACACGGTCAAGTTTCTCGGAAAATGTGGACAGTTCTTTATCCGCAACGTTCCGAAGACAAAGTACCTATTGGCTACATTACCAATGGCGTACATGCACCAACATGGACAGCACCTTTATTAGCTGACTTATATAATCAATATTTGGGAGCAGATTGGAAAACTCGCGCCGTTGATCCGAAAACTTGGGCAAAAGTTGACAACATTCCCGATGAAGAATTGTGGTCACGCCATCAAATTCTCAAAGAAAGACTAATAGCCTACACTCGCTATAAAGTTAGAAAATCTAGAGAATCTCGCGGTGAAAGCTACGAACTCATCCAAGCCAGTGATACTCTCCTCGCTCCCAACATTTTAACCATCGGCTTTGCCAGACGTTTTAGCCCATACAAACGCGGTGATTTAATTTTACGCGATGCCGAGCGCGCCTTGAAAATTTTTGGCAACGCCGAACGCCCGGTACAAATTATCTTTGCAGGTAAAGCTCACCCCGCAGATGAAGAAGGTAAGCGCATTATTCAGCGTTTAATGGAATGGTGTCATAATTCCGGTATTCTCAACCGCGTCGCCTTTATCGAAGATTACGACATCTACACTGGGCAAAAATTAGTCCAAGGCGTTGATGTGTGGTTAAATAACCCCCGTCGTCCTCTAGAAGCTTCCGGTACAAGCGGACAAAAAGTTTGCTTCAACGGCGGTTTAAATTGCAGTGTCCTCGATGGTTGGTGGTGCGAAGGCTATAAAACTGGTAGTGATGGTAAAGGTATCAATGGTTGGGCGATTGGTGAAGATGCACACACCAGCGATCAAGAATTGCAGGATCGCATCGATTCACAATCACTATACCAGCTTTTAGAAACAGAAATTGTTCCCCTTTACTACGACCAAGATGCTGAAGGTGTACCCCATCGCTGGATACAGATGATGAAAACCTCAATTAAGACCAACGCACCACTATTCAACACAGATAGAATGATTGCTGATTACGTTTCGCAAGTATATGTCCCAGAGATTGCTACTCGTGTAGAACCGATTTTGGCTAAAATTCTGCTTTAG
- a CDS encoding HpsJ family protein has product MVNRFASMSATLTLKVVGMICILSFFINFVILLLDFNPTNKLIQIGLGTAIVDRGITPMLGIGLLFVAYWIESNDAGSDIPKGIELRFPALILSSILGLMFLLIFPWHINNVIQVRSQALKEINERSGQQENQLKQELSQFQARVNSDAAKARIEQFRTQAKPQLKAEITELLKDEQKYNQALGSPQISPEQKELLKKVKADPKLLDQELDKFLAQATDSQARATQTANQQLNLIRTQREQDREQAQNAWKPGLRIAISSLLLSIGYIIIGWTGLKGMGALKGGGRKATAR; this is encoded by the coding sequence ATGGTTAACCGTTTTGCTTCTATGAGTGCTACCCTCACACTTAAAGTCGTGGGGATGATCTGCATTTTGTCCTTTTTTATTAACTTTGTAATTTTATTGTTGGACTTCAACCCAACTAATAAATTAATTCAAATTGGCTTGGGTACAGCGATAGTTGACCGAGGAATCACACCGATGCTTGGTATCGGGTTGTTGTTCGTCGCCTACTGGATTGAAAGCAATGATGCAGGTAGCGACATCCCCAAGGGTATAGAATTAAGATTCCCAGCTTTGATATTATCAAGCATCTTGGGGTTGATGTTTTTGCTGATTTTTCCTTGGCACATAAACAACGTCATTCAAGTTAGAAGTCAAGCATTAAAAGAAATCAACGAAAGATCTGGTCAGCAAGAAAACCAACTCAAGCAAGAACTATCTCAATTTCAAGCAAGAGTTAATTCAGACGCAGCCAAAGCTCGAATTGAACAGTTCCGAACTCAAGCCAAACCTCAACTCAAAGCTGAAATTACCGAACTGCTCAAAGACGAACAAAAATATAACCAAGCATTAGGAAGTCCGCAAATTTCTCCTGAACAAAAAGAATTACTTAAAAAAGTCAAAGCAGACCCGAAATTGCTAGATCAAGAACTTGATAAATTTTTGGCACAAGCAACAGATTCTCAAGCCCGCGCCACTCAAACTGCAAATCAACAATTAAATCTAATTCGTACTCAAAGAGAACAAGATAGAGAGCAAGCTCAAAATGCTTGGAAACCAGGACTGCGAATTGCTATTAGCAGTTTGCTGTTGTCCATTGGTTACATTATCATCGGCTGGACGGGGTTAAAAGGTATGGGCGCTTTAAAAGGTGGTGGACGTAAAGCTACTGCGCGCTAG
- a CDS encoding glutathione S-transferase family protein, which yields MLKLYGGARSRASIVQWYLEELAIPYEFVLLDMQAGEHLQPEYLGINPLGKVPAITDGDLTLWESGAILLYLADKYGKGASSPEESAILAQWVLFANATLGPGIFSEANREREMPRLLAPLNEIFTRQPFLLGDEFSVADVAVGSILTYIPVLLKLDLSAYPAVLEYMKRISERAAFQKSIGGRG from the coding sequence ATGTTAAAGCTTTATGGCGGCGCTCGTAGTCGAGCCTCAATTGTGCAGTGGTATCTAGAAGAATTAGCGATACCCTATGAATTTGTCCTCCTCGACATGCAAGCGGGCGAACACCTTCAACCTGAGTATCTAGGAATTAATCCTTTAGGTAAAGTGCCGGCAATTACCGATGGAGACTTGACGCTTTGGGAATCGGGCGCAATTTTGCTGTATCTCGCCGATAAATACGGCAAAGGTGCATCCTCTCCAGAAGAGAGCGCTATTCTGGCTCAGTGGGTGTTATTTGCCAATGCTACCCTCGGCCCGGGAATATTCTCCGAAGCTAATCGAGAAAGGGAAATGCCCCGTTTGTTAGCTCCCTTAAATGAGATTTTTACACGGCAACCTTTTTTGTTGGGTGATGAATTCTCTGTCGCTGATGTCGCAGTTGGGTCTATCCTTACTTATATCCCAGTCCTTTTGAAGCTAGATTTGAGTGCCTACCCAGCCGTATTAGAATACATGAAACGGATATCTGAGCGAGCGGCGTTTCAAAAAAGCATTGGCGGACGAGGTTAA
- a CDS encoding cysteine hydrolase family protein gives MDLPLRTLGVAPNAWTVNHAIADITRPQKTPQPVILTTETKTLRLDLAKTAILVIDMQNDFCHPDGWLAHIGVDVTPARKPIEPLQSLLPQLREADVPVIWINWGNRPDLLNISANSHHVYNPTGDGVGLGDSLPTNGAKVLMAGSWAAAVVDELPQLPTDICIDKYRMSGFWDTPLDSILRNLGITTIFFTGVNADQCVLTTLCDANFLGYDCILIKDCTATTSPDYCWLATLYNVKQCFGFVTNSQAIFTALIN, from the coding sequence ATGGATTTACCTTTGCGGACATTGGGAGTTGCGCCAAATGCTTGGACAGTGAATCATGCGATTGCAGATATCACTCGTCCTCAAAAAACCCCACAACCCGTTATCTTAACAACAGAAACGAAAACTCTGCGCTTAGATTTAGCCAAAACCGCTATCCTCGTCATCGATATGCAAAACGACTTCTGTCACCCTGATGGTTGGTTAGCGCATATTGGTGTCGATGTCACCCCAGCCCGCAAACCCATAGAACCTCTGCAAAGCTTACTTCCACAACTGCGAGAAGCTGATGTTCCCGTCATTTGGATAAATTGGGGAAATCGCCCCGACTTATTGAATATTAGCGCCAATTCTCATCACGTTTACAACCCCACAGGCGACGGCGTGGGCTTAGGCGATTCTCTCCCCACCAACGGTGCTAAAGTACTTATGGCGGGTAGTTGGGCGGCTGCAGTCGTAGACGAACTTCCGCAGTTACCAACGGATATTTGTATAGATAAATACCGCATGAGTGGCTTTTGGGACACACCCTTAGATAGCATCTTGCGGAACTTGGGAATAACTACAATTTTTTTTACTGGTGTGAATGCTGACCAGTGTGTATTAACTACACTATGTGATGCTAACTTCTTAGGCTATGACTGCATCTTAATTAAAGATTGCACCGCCACCACTTCCCCCGATTATTGTTGGCTAGCGACATTATATAACGTCAAACAATGCTTCGGTTTTGTAACCAATTCTCAAGCAATTTTCACCGCTTTAATTAACTAA
- a CDS encoding FGGY-family carbohydrate kinase, with translation MDFYLGIDFGTSGARAVVIDDEAGIQAEVRYPWETASVSDLTTCWQTALLTMLKYIPEELRREVRAIAINGTSATVLLTDEAGEPVDAPLLYNDGRAAALLEHLQKIAPPHHTVLSATSSLAKLLWMSQLPNFSQARYFLHQADWLAFLLHGQIGISDYHNALKLGYDVEQLKYPQWLLKLQIPIQLPKVIAPGTPIAELRPEIVQEFGFPRDCLVCAGTTDSIAAFVASGAKLPGQAVTSLGSTLVLKLLSRTRVEDARYGIYSHRLGDLWLTGGASNTGGAVLRHFFTDAELSSLSREINSAQASQLDYYPLLNNGDRFPINDPHLSPRLTPRPNQPAEFLHGLLESMARIEARGYELLQQLGADQLTHVYTAGGGAANQTWTAIRRRLLKVTVKPSVHTEAAYGTALLAMRGVRG, from the coding sequence ATGGATTTTTATCTGGGGATTGACTTTGGGACTTCTGGCGCACGGGCTGTAGTCATTGACGATGAAGCCGGCATACAAGCAGAGGTGCGTTATCCTTGGGAAACTGCGAGTGTCAGTGATTTAACGACTTGTTGGCAGACGGCTTTGTTAACTATGCTCAAATATATCCCTGAAGAATTGCGCCGAGAAGTGAGGGCGATCGCTATCAATGGGACTTCTGCTACTGTCTTGTTAACAGATGAGGCTGGTGAGCCTGTAGATGCACCCCTACTCTACAATGACGGGCGGGCTGCAGCGCTACTAGAACATCTGCAAAAAATTGCTCCTCCTCACCACACAGTGTTAAGTGCTACATCTAGTCTTGCCAAACTTCTGTGGATGTCCCAATTACCAAACTTTAGCCAAGCTAGATATTTTCTACATCAAGCCGACTGGTTGGCGTTTCTGTTACATGGACAAATAGGTATCAGTGACTACCACAATGCTTTAAAACTAGGTTATGACGTAGAACAGTTGAAATATCCACAATGGCTTTTAAAGCTGCAAATACCGATTCAACTACCCAAAGTCATCGCCCCAGGTACTCCCATCGCCGAACTTCGTCCGGAAATTGTCCAAGAGTTCGGTTTTCCCAGAGATTGTCTAGTGTGTGCAGGGACAACCGATAGTATTGCAGCTTTTGTTGCTAGTGGAGCAAAATTACCCGGTCAAGCGGTGACTTCTCTCGGTTCAACCCTGGTACTCAAATTATTGAGTCGCACCCGCGTTGAGGATGCGCGATATGGAATTTATAGTCATCGCCTAGGCGATTTGTGGCTAACTGGCGGTGCTTCTAACACTGGAGGAGCAGTACTGAGGCATTTTTTCACCGATGCGGAATTATCTAGCCTCAGCCGCGAGATTAATAGCGCCCAAGCCAGCCAACTAGATTATTATCCACTATTAAACAACGGCGATCGCTTCCCCATCAACGACCCTCATCTTTCCCCAAGACTAACACCACGCCCAAACCAGCCAGCGGAATTTCTCCACGGATTATTAGAAAGCATGGCTCGCATAGAAGCCAGAGGCTATGAATTACTACAACAGTTAGGCGCAGACCAGTTAACCCATGTTTATACCGCCGGTGGTGGCGCCGCCAATCAAACCTGGACGGCTATTCGCAGACGGCTTTTAAAAGTCACCGTCAAGCCGTCAGTCCACACAGAAGCCGCTTATGGGACAGCACTGTTAGCGATGCGGGGGGTGAGGGGCTAG
- a CDS encoding amidohydrolase — protein sequence MSFTIKNALVATEDSYATVDVQIRDGKIAAIAPELEAVGTIVDGANKLLLPGFFNAHTHSSEMWQRGIMSVLPLELWLAELYDFAPLDTEQVYLSALGTAVETLLSGGTSVVDHLVLIPGLELETIATAVRAYREVGIRAFVAPLIQDESMTAGIPSGESAQTHEPYFRSTAATLELIAEAVRQFHRPDEGVEILVAPTGIQLCTDALFSGCIELSSRYNLCRHSHLLETKAQAKLAQEKYGCTAVEHLSRIGYLSDRTTLAHCVHLTDDDIAILARTGSTVVHNPLSNLRLGSGIAPILKYRQAGVNVTFGCDGASSNDSQDLLEAIKIGSILHNVTDLDYQHWITPRQSVEMASLGGAKGLNLGEQLGSLTVGKKADLVLYDLRNLSLLPRTDPIGLLVLGRPTNVVDSAWVNGKQIVAHGQVTTINVNNLRQELFNLSRWDTQRKSPTVAQIEAHYRQVMGLL from the coding sequence ATGAGTTTCACGATTAAGAATGCTCTCGTGGCGACTGAGGATAGTTACGCTACCGTAGATGTGCAAATTAGGGATGGTAAAATTGCTGCTATTGCACCTGAGTTAGAGGCGGTAGGTACAATTGTCGATGGTGCAAATAAGCTGTTGCTTCCTGGGTTCTTTAACGCCCACACCCATTCCTCGGAAATGTGGCAGCGGGGCATTATGTCGGTTTTGCCTTTAGAATTATGGTTGGCGGAACTGTATGATTTTGCTCCTCTGGATACAGAACAGGTTTATTTGAGTGCTTTGGGAACGGCGGTGGAGACGCTGCTTTCTGGTGGTACTAGTGTAGTAGATCATCTGGTGTTGATTCCGGGACTGGAGTTAGAAACCATCGCTACTGCGGTCAGAGCTTACAGGGAAGTGGGGATTCGCGCTTTTGTCGCACCGCTAATTCAAGATGAGTCGATGACTGCGGGGATACCGTCAGGGGAATCAGCCCAAACTCATGAACCTTATTTTCGTTCAACTGCAGCTACTTTAGAATTAATTGCAGAAGCAGTGAGACAATTTCATCGTCCTGATGAGGGTGTGGAGATTTTAGTTGCACCGACGGGGATACAATTGTGTACAGATGCGTTGTTTAGTGGTTGTATTGAGTTAAGCTCACGCTACAATCTCTGTCGTCACTCTCATTTGCTAGAAACCAAAGCTCAAGCCAAACTCGCTCAAGAAAAATATGGTTGCACTGCTGTTGAGCATCTTAGCAGAATTGGATATTTGAGCGATCGCACAACTCTAGCTCATTGCGTCCATCTCACCGACGATGATATTGCTATTCTGGCGCGGACTGGTTCCACGGTTGTGCACAATCCTTTAAGCAATCTGCGTCTGGGTAGTGGGATCGCCCCTATTTTAAAATATCGTCAAGCGGGAGTAAATGTCACTTTTGGTTGTGATGGTGCTTCGAGTAACGATTCTCAAGATTTGCTGGAAGCTATCAAAATTGGTTCAATTTTGCACAATGTCACCGATTTAGATTATCAACACTGGATTACACCCAGACAATCTGTGGAAATGGCGTCTTTAGGTGGTGCGAAAGGATTAAATTTAGGCGAGCAACTCGGTTCTCTCACTGTTGGGAAAAAAGCAGATTTAGTCCTTTATGACCTGAGAAATTTATCATTACTACCGCGTACAGACCCGATTGGTTTATTGGTTTTAGGACGACCAACAAATGTTGTTGATAGTGCTTGGGTAAATGGGAAACAAATTGTTGCTCATGGTCAAGTTACTACAATTAATGTTAACAATTTGCGACAAGAATTATTTAATCTCAGCCGATGGGATACCCAGCGAAAATCGCCAACAGTGGCACAAATTGAAGCACATTATCGCCAAGTTATGGGTTTACTGTAA
- a CDS encoding TIGR04282 family arsenosugar biosynthesis glycosyltransferase: MLKLQKYSQQHLIIFTRYPEAGKTKTRLIPALGAVGAANLQRQMTEHTIFQVQELQKKTALSCEVRFAGGNWQLMQDWLGQDLAYHSQGGGDLGERMERSLREALQSGAQRVIIIGTDCPGVNSQILATAFEQTQAFDLVLGPALDGGYYLIGLHRYIKELFANIDWGTSQVLQQTMDIAQKLNLSHLYLPPLADIDRPEDLSIWKPSPLSPNPSPHNQTPRIF; the protein is encoded by the coding sequence ATGTTAAAGCTACAAAAATATTCCCAGCAGCACCTAATTATTTTCACTCGCTATCCAGAAGCAGGAAAGACAAAAACTAGATTAATACCTGCATTGGGTGCTGTGGGCGCAGCTAATCTGCAACGCCAAATGACAGAACATACCATATTTCAGGTACAAGAATTACAGAAAAAAACAGCGCTATCTTGTGAAGTGCGGTTTGCAGGCGGAAATTGGCAACTCATGCAAGACTGGCTAGGACAAGATTTAGCTTACCATTCTCAAGGTGGAGGAGACTTGGGGGAACGAATGGAGCGATCGCTACGTGAAGCTTTGCAATCGGGTGCACAACGAGTTATTATAATCGGCACCGACTGTCCCGGCGTTAATTCCCAGATTCTCGCAACGGCATTTGAGCAAACACAAGCTTTTGACCTTGTTCTCGGCCCAGCCCTCGATGGTGGCTATTATTTGATTGGATTGCATCGCTACATCAAAGAATTATTCGCTAACATCGACTGGGGCACTTCTCAAGTATTGCAGCAAACTATGGACATCGCCCAAAAACTTAACTTATCACATCTTTACTTGCCTCCCCTGGCTGATATCGACCGTCCAGAAGATTTATCAATTTGGAAACCCTCTCCCCTCTCTCCTAACCCCTCTCCCCACAACCAAACACCCAGAATTTTCTGA